Proteins encoded together in one Rhipicephalus sanguineus isolate Rsan-2018 chromosome 9, BIME_Rsan_1.4, whole genome shotgun sequence window:
- the LOC119405441 gene encoding neprilysin-1, with translation MSSSHGLERGDTPEPIPKQQLFSEITYENLDTAASEASLRGRHRHSPASSSTTSSVSAAYGGWSRFSVDHGGDAAIRSAAGNSIFTGRLSFKRSLQWNPTASADRKLRERRLSLWRYGSLEGASSSQFRTPQAPRDGGKLVCFALSFLSAGVALVVLVVCLRLTARSGDPLDAAHHMPALPCDQYEYCDQETKAVQRWINHTVKPCDDFHEFACGVWTRSHGGYSASDEEKVNWVLNTLLTRALSEMAEKPAAAANGSTFEFELANDVLFEQCMKTDSRERRSLGMARKQLAEFGLGGWPYTQPHHHDVTFTNVLVTASRLALNLGLAALANVRVFGSARDRTFEIDDPVLLLRKDDLSGFEMKARALVLHRQLIAESFFYFAHTSRDVYKVQEQIQLVSLILAHATRRASERRFCTFSHVTTALGELGVLELYIRRLMPDRANISDNSTVLLRNPLVARALDFVFRYLGPEHLLNYLGFRLLVHLSPFIFEIPNNIVRARMNQLTGVDKMVWLKAEVCLRLSEEALPLFYLYDLYATKPAAYWQNIDSFVRIVKRAVLSRAVVPWKFSPEDKKKLLRILMLMEFKTFLPHWLLNDTLLEAYNRRLLPNRNADIFQMYSHVWRRRTHAALSPRPLDKYLTEPEWQGSVFDTMPVYSFAENTVYVPMALFNTTLPGTQDAFYLHAVEATWKLAYALAPIFELSNYWDNTTLASYTGYEACAAIRYGPYLTPGIRDSALHLSYADEISVFWSERLLLVLLSTSGVNPLVGYDRERFFYLYTAMSKCRSYGVSLQPTSTVTSKQRVNIPYQYSAKFRKLWSCKNHNPCK, from the coding sequence ATGTCCAGCAGCCATGGCTTGGAGCGCGGCGACACGCCGGAGCCGATTCCCAAGCAGCAGCTCTTCTCCGAGATCACCTACGAGAACCTGGACACGGCCGCTTCGGAAGCCTCGCTCCGGGGCCGTCACCGGCACAGCCCGGCCTCGTCGTCCACCACCTCGTCGGTGTCGGCGGCCTACGGCGGCTGGTCGCGTTTCTCGGTAGATCACGGCGGCGACGCCGCGATCCGCTCGGCGGCCGGCAACTCCATCTTCACCGGCCGCCTGTCCTTCAAGCGCAGCCTGCAGTGGAACCCGACGGCCTCCGCGGACCGCAAGCTGCGTGAGCGACGCCTGTCCCTCTGGCGCTACGGCTCGCTCGAGGGCGCCAGTTCGTCGCAGTTCAGGACGCCGCAGGCACCGCGCGACGGCGGCAAGCTCGTCTGCTTCGCGCTCTCCTTCCTCTCGGCTGGCGTCGCCCTGGTCGTGCTCGTCGTGTGCCTGAGGCTCACGGCCCGGAGCGGAGACCCGTTGGATGCCGCGCACCACATGCCCGCGCTGCCGTGCGACCAGTACGAGTACTGCGACCAAGAGACCAAGGCCGTCCAGCGCTGGATCAACCACACGGTCAAGCCGTGCGACGACTTTCACGAGTTCGCCTGCGGCGTGTGGACGCGGTCGCACGGCGGCTACAGCGCGTCCGACGAAGAAAAGGTGAACTGGGTGCTCAACACGCTCCTGACTCGAGCGCTGTCCGAGATGGCCGAGAAGCCGGCGGCGGCAGCCAACGGGTCGACGTTCGAGTTCGAGCTGGCCAACGATGTGCTCTTCGAGCAGTGCATGAAAACGGACTCACGAGAGCGACGAAGCCTGGGCATGGCTCGAAAGCAGCTTGCTGAGTTTGGTCTGGGCGGATGGCCTTACACGCAGCCGCACCACCATGACGTAACCTTCACCAACGTGCTGGTCACGGCCTCTCGTCTGGCGCTCAACCTGGGTCTCGCGGCTCTCGCGAACGTGCGAGTCTTCGGCAGCGCCCGAGACAGGACCTTTGAGATTGACGACCCCGTCCTGCTGCTTCGAAAAGACGACCTCTCCGGGTTCGAGATGAAGGCCAGGGCTCTTGTCCTGCACCGGCAGCTCATCGCCGAGTCCTTCTTCTACTTCGCACACACGTCTCGGGACGTCTACAAGGTGCAGGAGCAGATCCAGCTGGTGTCCCTCATTCTTGCCCATGCCACCAGGAGGGCTTCGGAGCGCCGCTTCTGCACCTTTTCGCACGTGACCACCGCGCTCGGCGAACTGGGAGTCTTGGAACTCTACATCAGAAGGCTGATGCCCGACAGGGCCAACATCTCAGACAACTCGACGGTCCTCCTGAGGAACCCGCTTGTGGCCAGAGCGCTGGACTTTGTCTTCCGCTACTTGGGACCCGAGCATCTGCTCAACTACCTCGGCTTCCGGCTGCTGGTTCACTTGTCTCCGTTCATCTTCGAGATACCCAACAACATTGTGAGGGCCCGCATGAATCAGCTGACCGGCGTCGACAAGATGGTCTGGCTCAAGGCCGAGGTCTGCCTTCGGCTGTCGGAGGAGGCGCTGCCGCTTTTCTACCTCTACGACCTGTACGCGACCAAGCCAGCCGCGTACTGGCAGAACATTGACAGCTTCGTCAGGATCGTTAAGCGAGCTGTGCTCAGCCGAGCCGTCGTTCCCTGGAAGTTTTCtcccgaggacaagaagaagcTTTTGCGCATACTCATGCTGATGGAGTTCAAGACATTCTTGCCGCACTGGCTTCTCAACGACACGCTTCTGGAGGCCTACAACCGGCGGCTGCTTCCCAACCGGAACGCCGACATCTTCCAGATGTACTCACATGTCTGGCGCCGACGCACGCATGCCGCGCTCTCGCCGCGACCTCTGGACAAGTACCTGACAGAGCCGGAGTGGCAGGGCTCGGTCTTCGACACCATGCCCGTCTACTCATTCGCCGAGAACACAGTGTACGTTCCCATGGCGCTGTTCAACACGACGTTGCCTGGCACCCAAGACGCCTTCTACCTGCACGCCGTGGAGGCCACCTGGAAGCTTGCCTACGCCCTGGCCCCCATCTTCGAGCTGAGCAACTACTGGGACAACACTACGCTGGCGAGCTACACCGGCTACGAGGCATGTGCTGCGATCCGCTACGGTCCGTACCTTACGCCCGGCATACGTGACAGTGCGCTTCACCTCTCCTATGCCGACGAGATCTCGGTCTTCTGGAGCGAGAGACTGCTTCTCGTCCTCCTGTCGACCTCCGGCGTGAACCCTCTGGTCGGCTACGACCGCGAGCGCTTCTTCTATCTGTACACGGCCATGAGCAAGTGCAGAAGCTACGGCGTCTCGCTGCAGCCCACGTCGACGGTGACCAGCAAGCAGCGCGTCAACATCCCGTACCAGTACTCGGCCAAGTTCCGCAAGCTGTGGTCGTGCAAAAACCACAACCCCTGCAAGTGA
- the LOC119405442 gene encoding uncharacterized protein LOC119405442 yields the protein MSNPWRVLRLALSTASQPFRWLLRQVAAGYSEENGEQPANDPSFWTLFGAWLRGRKMEALLFAYTAAATMPSAAIAEIFRQQSCRSLSYARPVCDNLADHEDERYKVYVLSRRYLLLSEGVLTLTSAVVAILAGPVCDKYGHRTLVSLAIAGAATTSLVRVFLALGSGHMLAHVFSVLPMGLTGGHVLMLACCYYVVTKRTQARLFRTVRFYLLEVAALIGRAVGWLMGWLLHSVLGHHVSLWSALAVQCFLLATLWASPNVRDSSTSSTGKLNQLRLLVSRENAREAAMMLGGHRRIRGTLRLLFVLQALIAAINYGPDEILYPYARLAYHWTYSHFAIVSAVGGLLVGVIGVFAIGCMRVVGVNDVTFMNIGAMFGGVRDLIIGLTRMSTVFYFSYILAVPQGVAPVGLKSYFSKLVPTDESGKFMALVTACESVFTVLSRVVLSFTFDVASALFLGLPFIVCAALAVPVVSLSGFLDPTPESSSSSSGSGPAPAGEQGADDGGAAAAAAEVPGSAPVAAAAGGMLAEPLRKLGGALTVPVAVQAAQAQAARVLPAAAHLVAAAVSHPGQQRHPPATGPAVRS from the exons ATGTCGAATCCTTGGCGTGTCCTGCGGCTGGCCCTCTCGACCGCGTCCCAACCTTTCCGCTGGCTGCTGCGGCAAGTGGCCGCCGGTTATTCCGAGGAGAACGGCGAGCAGCCCGCGAACGACCCTTCTTTCTGGACTCTGTTCGGCGCCTGGCTCAGGGGTCGCAAGATGGAGGCTCTGCTTTTTGCTTACACGGCGGCGGCCACCATGCCGTCCGCGGCCATAGCTGAGATCTTCAGGCAGCAGTCTTGTCGCAGCCTGTCGTACGCTAGGCCCGTCTGCGACAACCTCGCCGACCACGAAGACGAGCG CTACAAGGTGTACGTGCTGTCGCGCCGCTACCTACTCTTGTCGGAAGGCGTGCTCACGCTCACCTccgccgtggtcgccatcttgGCGGGCCCGGTGTGCGACAAGTACGGACACCGGACGCTCGTGAGCCTCGCCATCGCGGGCGCCGCGACCACCTCGCTCGTGCGGGTCTTCCTCGCTCTGGGCAGCGGCCACATGCTGGCGCACGTGTTCTCGGTCCTGCCCATG GGTCTGACGGGAGGTCACGTGCTTATGCTCGCCTGCTGCTACTACGTGGTGACGAAGCGCACCCAAGCTAGGCTCTTTCGAACAGTCAG GTTTTACCTGCTAGAAGTGGCGGCGCTCATCGGCCGTGCAGTTGGCTGGCTCATGGGCTGGCTGCTGCACTCGGTCCTCGGTCACCACGTGTCGCTGTGGTCGGCGCTGGCAGTGCAGTGCTTCCTGCTAGCGACGCTGTGGGCGAGCCCCAACGTCAG GGACTCTTCGACGAGCTCGACGGGCAAGCTGAACCAGCTGAGGCTGCTGGTGAGCAGGGAAAACGCTCGCGAGGCGGCGATGATGCTTGGCGGCCACCGGCGGATCCGAGGCACGCTCAGGCTGCTGTTCGTGCTGCAGGCGCTCATCGCGGCCATCAATTACG GGCCCGATGAGATCCTGTACCCCTATGCCCGGCTGGCGTACCACTGGACGTATTCGCACTTCGCGATCGTCTCGGCTGTCGGCGGCCTGTTGGTCGGGGTGATCGGAGTGTTCGCCATTGGCTGCATgcgcgtcgtcggcgtcaacgacGTCACCTTCATGAACATCGGCGCCATGTTTGGGGGCGTCCGCGACCTGATCATCGGCCTGACGCGGATGTCCACCGTGTTCTACTTCA GCTACATATTGGCCGTGCCACAAGGGGTAGCACCGGTGGGCCTCAAGTCGTACTTCTCCAAGCTAGTTCCGACGGACGAAAGCG GCAAGTTCATGGCCCTGGTGACTGCCTGCGAGTCTGTGTTCACCGTGCTCAGCAGAGTGGTGCTGTCGTTCACCTtcgacgtcgcctcggccttgtTCTTGGGCCTGCCCTTTATCGTCTGCGCCGCGCTTGCCGTGCCCGTCGTCTCACTCTCGGG GTTTCTTGACCCAACGCCGGAATCGAGCAGTTCTAGTAGCGGCAGTGGGCCGGCCCCGGCCGGCGAGCAAGGCGCGGACGACGGCGGtgccgccgcagcagcagcagaggtACCGGGTTCGGCTCCCGTAGCTGCGGCGGCTGGCGGCATGCTCGCCGAACCCCTGCGAAAGCTCGGGGGCGCTCTGACGGTGCCAGTTGCGGTGCAGGCTGCTCAGGCACAGGCCGCACGCGTACTGCCGGCCGCCGCGCACCTGGTGGCTGCCGCCGTGTCTCATCCGGGACAGCAGCGCCACCCTCCGGCGACGGGGCCCGCAGTTCGGTCGTGA